The following DNA comes from Candidatus Zixiibacteriota bacterium.
GCTTTGCCTTTGAATTTAGTCATCATCTTTCTTCTCCATTTTTCCTGACTCTCTGGATTTGCATTCCTGCTCGCAGGTTATACATTCACCTTCGCAAGGCTCGATATGAATTGAGATCTCTGATGAAACCAGCCTTTCTTTTATATCATTTTCAAGATGGTCGCAGAGTTTATGAGCATCTTCGATCTTTATATCCCCCGGCACGACCAGATGAAGGCTGATCAATCTGGAGCCCTTGATTCTCCTGAGAGTCAAATCATGAAATTCCACGAAGTCGGTGAAGTGCTGATTCAGTATCTCATACACAATCTTTTTTTCCTCTTCACCATCCCTCAGTAGGTCAGCCTTATCCTCTAGGAATCCCGCTCCCTCTTCCGGCTCTGTGTGGACCACCACATCGGAATTCGGCAGCAGCTCGGAAATTTTATCCTCTATCTGGGTGGTAACCTGGTGAGCTTTTTCTAAAGAGCTGTCTTTTTCCAGCATTACGTTCATATCCAGAAAATAGTGATTACCTGCTCTTCTCAGCCGAAGTCTGGAGATAGAGCTAACCTGGGCAATGGTTTGCACCATCTCCTTGATCTTCAGGTCAAGCCCTTCTGGCGCTCGATCAATGAGAGCATCTACCGTTCTCTTACCCAATTTCCAGGAAGCATGCAGAACTACAACTGCTACTCCCAGAGCGGCCAGGGGATCTGCGACCGGCAGGCCGAGCCTGACGAAGATAAGCCCCAGAATCACCACCAGCGAGCTAAAGATGTCACTGCTGAAATGAAGGGCATCCGCCTCTAAAGCCTGACTTTGATATTTCCTCGCAATTCTGTAAAGGGCTCTGGACCTGGAAAAATCTATTGCGATCGCGACCACAAGCACCACAAAGCTTATGGGGATGACCTTGATCTCAACTGGTTTGAAAAAACGTTTGATGCTTTCGACGATTATCCAGGCGCAGGTTATAAGGAGTAAAATCGCCTCCAGCAGGGCTGAGAAATTTTCAAATTTGCCGTGTCCGTAATGATGTTCGGCATCCGCGGGTTTATCAGACCGCTTTACCGTAAAATAAGTCATCGCAGCAGCAACCAAGTCCAAACCAGAATGGGCCGCCTCAGAAATTATCCCCAGGCTTTGAGTGATAATCCCAACCACCAGTTTGGTCCCAGTCAGGAAAATGGCGGCTAAAAGGGAGCTGAAAGCAACGCTCACCTTCTCGTGATGTCCTTTTTTCTCGATCTCGTTCAAATTTTTCTCTTTCTCCAGAATTACTCTTTTATGAAACCAATATGTAGAACTTGAATTTATTTGTCAAATAAATTTGAAAAGAAAGGAGGGGCACGACGTGTCGTGCCCCTACCCTGTTTACTGTCGACTACCTACTGCCTACTGTCAACTGCTTGCTTTTAATTTCCTTAGTCTTTCTTTAGCATCCGTAACTTCCGGTATCCCCGGATCTGAATTCTTCCAGATATCCAGAAACTCCTCATATTGGACAATAGCTTTATTGTTCCAACCGGATTTTTCATATGCCAGCCCCAATAGGTAATAAGCCTTAACAGCCCAGATCGGATAGGTTGGTCTTATCTCATCATATCTTGAAAGGGTTTTCTCTAACTCCGTTACCGCCTCGCCCAATCTGCCTGCTTCCAGATAGGCTCTGGACAGGAAGTATCGCGCCGCAAAAAGAGGAGTTGATGCTTCCTTAACGCTTTTCTCCAGATAGGCAACTGCATTTTTTGAATTCCCCTTAATCAGTTCGACCACTCCTGCTGCCATCCAGTACTCGACCATTCTGTCTTTATTCTTTATCTCAATATCTTTTCTCAAAGAGCCGACGACCTCGTCAGCTTCCTTGGTCTTCCCAGCAATCGCCAGGCATATCGCATAGATATTGCGCAACTTAACTGGATCATTTGGAGCAATCTTCATGTAAATCGCTCTCATAATATCAATTTCCTTCAAAGCTAGGTCCGGACTTCCACTTTCGAAATAGATTAATGCCTTTTCCATATACTTTGTAAAACTCTGCTCTCCTTCAGCCTGTTCCATCCTGTCTGCGGCAATGCCATCGTCCAGGACTTTAAGAGCTTCCTTAAACTTACCTTGATATAACGGGACCAGAGCCAGAAAAGTCCTTCCTTCGGAGCGAATATCTTTTTCACTGCTGGACGAGAGTACTTTATAACAGCTCTCAGCTTGAGGGTAGGCTCTTTTGAAAAGATACATATGCCCCAACTTCACCAGGGATGCATAAAAATCTGGTTTTATCTCCAGCGCTTTTTTGTAAGATTCAATCGCCTGGTCTATTTTGCCGTTGTAAGCATACAAATCAGCTCTGGAATCATAGGGGTTGGCTTCGTCCGGGGCTAGAGATATATATTTATTTATAGCCCAGATAGATTTCTCAAAATCACCCATGTCGTTATAGGCATAAGCAAGCAGGTTATAGACTACCTTATAGAGAGGATCTATTTCAATCGCTTTATTCAGATAACGAACAGCTTCTCCAGGTTGTCTCAGTCTGACCTGATAGAATGAACCCAACGTAAAATAGGCATCTTTCTCCTCAGGATAGCGCTCCACTATCTTCTCTAATTCTTTGATCGCCTGGGTTTGATTACCTGAGATGCCTGCTTCAAAAGTTCTTATGTAAAGTTTTTCCTTCTGGCTGACTTTATCCGAATATTTTGCTGCTTTAGCTATTAGTCTTCTTTGTTCCTCGCCAGTTTCAATTTGCGCCAGCCTGAGATACGCCATGGCGAAGGTTGAATCGAACTCCAAAGCTTTTTTGAAGCTTCTCTTTGCTTCAATGTTGTATACCTTATAAAGATTATCCACTCCCTCCAGATAGTAGCGGTATGCTTCCTGAGAATGGGTAGCGACATCCGCAACTGATCGAGCTGGCTCCTTGGTTGCCTCAGCCGGGAGCGAAAGTCCTTTTTTCAATTCTTCTGTTAGTCGGTCTACTATTGGAAATATTTTTTCCCCTGGCTCGCCGCTTATGCGCTGTGACCCTAACACGGTGCCACTTTTAACCTCAACCAGTTGAGACGTCAGGACGATTTGTGGTTCTTCCTGCAGAATGCTCCCTAAAAGCATCCACTTGGCACCTGCCTTTGTAGCCACTTCCGTGGCGACGTTCCGATCAATGATCTTGGTGCCTTCTTTACCCAGCAATTTCAAAATGTCGTATAACCTCTGGCTGGAGACCACACTCATATATTGAGATTCCGAAAGGCCAGTTATCAACAGATTCGCAACGATTTCTCCTAACCTTTCCTTATCCTCTCTGTCTGCCAGATTTTCAAAGTACATTACCGCCAGAGAGTTTTCCTTTGCCATCGCCTTTTCTTCGGGGACTATCTCGAATTTGAATGGTTTGAAAACTAAGAAAAGTAAAGCCATGACGAAAACGACTGAGGTTGGAATTATGAAAGGAAGCAGTCTGCTTTTGGGCTTGGGTACGACTACCTGTGCAGGGATTTGAGTAGTCTTAGCGTAGTCAAGACCTTTCTTCTCGTGTCTTAAGTCCGCCAGGAGGTCATCTATATGCTGGTATCTTTCCTCCCTATCCTTTGCCAGGGCTTTGTCAACAATTCTTTGCAGTCCTTCAGGTACATTAATCTTGTACCTGGCAACTGGCTCGGGATTCTCGTTCAAGATCGAATAGATTATAGCTGGAATGTGCTCGCCTCTGAATGGAAGTCTCCCGGTCAACAGCTCGTAGAGCACTACCCCAAAAGAGAAGATATCACTTCTCTGGTCAACCTCTTCTCCCTGCGCCTGTTCTGGTGACATATAAGCGGCAGTGCCTAAGGTAGAGCCGGTTTCAGTCAAGTGGTCCACCCCCTCCAGCCGGGCTAAGCCAAAGTCCATTATCTTTACCTGGCCATCCTGGGTGACCATAATGTTGTCTGACTTTATATCCCGGTGAACTATGCCTTTCCGGTGAGCGGCATTTAGACCCTCGCTCACCTGAATGGCTATTTCCAGAATCCTTTTTATGGAGGGAGACTCTTT
Coding sequences within:
- a CDS encoding cation-efflux pump, whose product is MNEIEKKGHHEKVSVAFSSLLAAIFLTGTKLVVGIITQSLGIISEAAHSGLDLVAAAMTYFTVKRSDKPADAEHHYGHGKFENFSALLEAILLLITCAWIIVESIKRFFKPVEIKVIPISFVVLVVAIAIDFSRSRALYRIARKYQSQALEADALHFSSDIFSSLVVILGLIFVRLGLPVADPLAALGVAVVVLHASWKLGKRTVDALIDRAPEGLDLKIKEMVQTIAQVSSISRLRLRRAGNHYFLDMNVMLEKDSSLEKAHQVTTQIEDKISELLPNSDVVVHTEPEEGAGFLEDKADLLRDGEEEKKIVYEILNQHFTDFVEFHDLTLRRIKGSRLISLHLVVPGDIKIEDAHKLCDHLENDIKERLVSSEISIHIEPCEGECITCEQECKSRESGKMEKKDDD
- a CDS encoding FlgO family outer membrane protein produces the protein MINKTILHYKILEKLGEGGMGVVYKAQDTKLQRMVALKFLPPHVAENPEEKARFIQEAQAASALSHPNVTTIYGIEESPEGLFISMEFVEGHTLKKIAEKESPSIKRILEIAIQVSEGLNAAHRKGIVHRDIKSDNIMVTQDGQVKIMDFGLARLEGVDHLTETGSTLGTAAYMSPEQAQGEEVDQRSDIFSFGVVLYELLTGRLPFRGEHIPAIIYSILNENPEPVARYKINVPEGLQRIVDKALAKDREERYQHIDDLLADLRHEKKGLDYAKTTQIPAQVVVPKPKSRLLPFIIPTSVVFVMALLFLVFKPFKFEIVPEEKAMAKENSLAVMYFENLADREDKERLGEIVANLLITGLSESQYMSVVSSQRLYDILKLLGKEGTKIIDRNVATEVATKAGAKWMLLGSILQEEPQIVLTSQLVEVKSGTVLGSQRISGEPGEKIFPIVDRLTEELKKGLSLPAEATKEPARSVADVATHSQEAYRYYLEGVDNLYKVYNIEAKRSFKKALEFDSTFAMAYLRLAQIETGEEQRRLIAKAAKYSDKVSQKEKLYIRTFEAGISGNQTQAIKELEKIVERYPEEKDAYFTLGSFYQVRLRQPGEAVRYLNKAIEIDPLYKVVYNLLAYAYNDMGDFEKSIWAINKYISLAPDEANPYDSRADLYAYNGKIDQAIESYKKALEIKPDFYASLVKLGHMYLFKRAYPQAESCYKVLSSSSEKDIRSEGRTFLALVPLYQGKFKEALKVLDDGIAADRMEQAEGEQSFTKYMEKALIYFESGSPDLALKEIDIMRAIYMKIAPNDPVKLRNIYAICLAIAGKTKEADEVVGSLRKDIEIKNKDRMVEYWMAAGVVELIKGNSKNAVAYLEKSVKEASTPLFAARYFLSRAYLEAGRLGEAVTELEKTLSRYDEIRPTYPIWAVKAYYLLGLAYEKSGWNNKAIVQYEEFLDIWKNSDPGIPEVTDAKERLRKLKASS